From Desulfallas thermosapovorans DSM 6562:
GCTAATGGTACAGTCGGCGTGTTCCATGGCATGAAATCCTATTTCTGCCAGAACGAATACGGTCAGATCGCGCCGGTTTACTCCATTTCGGCGGGACTTGATTATCCGGGAATCGGGCCGGAACACGCAAATCTTCACGATACAGGCCGGGCTCAGTACGTACCAATTACGGACGCGGAAGCTGTAGATGCCTTTGAATATCTTTCCCGCACCGAGGGAATCATCCCCGCCGTCGAAAGTGCACACGCCGTAGCCTACGCCAAAGAACTGGCGCCCAGGATGGCGAAGGACCAAATCATCGTCGTTAACCTCTCGGGACGAGGTGACAAAGACGTAGCGGCAATTGCCAGGTACAAGGGGGTATCACTTTATGAGTAGAATTACCAGGGCCTTTGCAAATCGTAAAGCATTCATTCCCTTCGTCACGGGCGGCGATCCCGATATAGAAACCACGGAGAAACTGGTCCTCGCCATGGCGGAAGCGGGCGCTGATCTGATTGAAATTGGTATACCGTTTTCTGACCCGGTTGCGGAAGGCGTCGTTATTCAGGAGGCGGACGAACGCGCGTTGAGGGGCGGCTGCACCACTGATAAACTTTTTGAGATGATCATACAAATTCGTCAAAAAACGGATGTGCCGCTGCTGTTTATGACTTATCTCAACCCTATTTTCACTTACGGGAAGGAAAAGTTTTTAAGCCGGTGTGCCGAATGCGGCATCGACGGCCTCATCGTTCCTGATATGCCGTTTGAAGAAAAAGACGAATTGGCGGATGTCTGTGAGCTCCACGGAATCGATTTAATTTCAATGATCGCCCCCACCTCGCAAGAACGGATAACTATGATCGCCAAAGAAGCCAGGGGGTTCATCTACTGCGTATCTTCCCTTGGCGTAACCGGCGTACGCAGCGAGATTACAACGGACCTTGGCAAAATGGTGCAAAAGGTGCGGGAAGTTACCGGTGTTCCATGTGCCATCGGCTTCGGTATTTCCACACCTGAACAGGCCGGCAGTATGGCCCTGCTGGCCGATGGCGTCATTGTCGGAAGTGCAATTGTAAAGTTGGTGGCAAAATTCGGCAAAGACAGCGTTGAACCCGTTTTAGATTATGTGCGCAGTATGAAAAAAGGCATAGATGATGCCGTTAAAAATAAATCATGAACACACGGAAAACCTTTTTAGGAGGATATAATTTATTAAAACAGTTCCTCCTGTAATGGAAGATCGTATCTTGCAATTTGGAACTGCGGATATTTAAACAATTATAGAGGAACTGTGCAGGACCAGTGTTTATGGATTGCTTGCAGATTCCCGTGTGCCATCAAATGCATCCGCAATTGGTGCCGAACTGGATCTTAAGTTCTGCACGCAGATGATAAATTTATCTACAAAGCCGGTTATTATTGCAGGTGGAATAAATGCCGGTAATGTCGGCAATATTTTAATGCGGACGGGCGCGGACTTCATCGATGTCATGACGGGCGTAGAGAACAGCCCGGGGGAAAAGGATGCTGAATCATTATCGCGCCTGTTAACATCTGTCTCCGTTGCCAAATAGTCTGTTTGCTTGGCAGGAGCTTTTCAATGCTCCCAATACCTTTGATATGGGTAAAGGCAGGTTTGCCGTGGAGTATTTGGGGGACTACAGGGTTGGTTTTGAGGACTGGAAAACCGGGCTAAAACACACTATTTTGCTGGATGAGAGCATGTACAAGGGAAACGAAGCACTCTTGGAAAACATTGATACATGGGTGGATCCGATCTCAGAGTATAAAGTCGTGGATAAAGACAACAACGGAGTTTGTGAGGTTACCAGTATCCAAAGGGTTACCGGTATTGCCCATGTGGATACCATTGCCAGACTGCAAACAACTTACCGCATGGGTAGGGGGTATCAACCGTCCACGATAACACTGGTGGACATTAACGGGAAGGTCTTGGCGGAGAAAAAAATTTAACAGCTAACAATCCCCGGGGCAGCGACCTATGCGGCGACCCTGTGGTACATAACTATAAAATTATCCAGCATCTGACTTGCTTGAAGCAATTCATCGAAACTTGCGCCTGCGTCGATCAGATTATACAATCTGGCACGCAGGTGTTCTATTTCCAAGAGTATTTCCTCCCGAGACATTACAAATCACCTCGGGTTTATACATTTCCTGATCACTTGTGATATTTCCTGCAAAAATAAACATAAAATAATGTCG
This genomic window contains:
- a CDS encoding aspartyl-phosphate phosphatase Spo0E family protein, giving the protein MSREEILLEIEHLRARLYNLIDAGASFDELLQASQMLDNFIVMYHRVAA
- the trpA gene encoding tryptophan synthase subunit alpha, which produces MSRITRAFANRKAFIPFVTGGDPDIETTEKLVLAMAEAGADLIEIGIPFSDPVAEGVVIQEADERALRGGCTTDKLFEMIIQIRQKTDVPLLFMTYLNPIFTYGKEKFLSRCAECGIDGLIVPDMPFEEKDELADVCELHGIDLISMIAPTSQERITMIAKEARGFIYCVSSLGVTGVRSEITTDLGKMVQKVREVTGVPCAIGFGISTPEQAGSMALLADGVIVGSAIVKLVAKFGKDSVEPVLDYVRSMKKGIDDAVKNKS